Proteins encoded within one genomic window of Humulus lupulus chromosome 1, drHumLupu1.1, whole genome shotgun sequence:
- the LOC133821669 gene encoding uncharacterized protein LOC133821669, producing MAGRGRPKKNGVQGTRRSTMKTLRKKGPTSSDRVAKSKSMAEAIGVEALSVSGDETEGEGIATAMEQEAITPRVIFGRAHQEQEVRSEVGAHQTEVEAKSGKISISPILHSGEITQNLNHRFGESEAKVKCPSGVKIDMEDIQEEIDYWDSALVCYVLGANIPFHVFDGFANRMWKDKGLHKVGVLAKGIHIVRFTSVTARDEVLHGGYMFFDKKPVIMKAWDPYTDFTQANVCSVATWIQIPGLDLRYWGERTLFKIVGQLGTPLMLDEVTKNKELLNFPRVMIEVQLHQSFPDEISFTNELNQEVVLPVKYEWLPIVCDHCFGMGHKSAVCKKKEVPKQAWVVKKKEAATNINSKTVEGHEDDGFQQVTKGVKGVRMEVKERTGFEMSNNFGVLIDTGECSKIENEEDRTQGGGSLPWGMDRILCWNVRGINKRQKQEEVKRLIFSMQVGLVGLLETKIQAHKLGAVYVNMFSGWCFSTNNAWHKGGRIMENRRILWKDLKEIEKELKAPWLVLGDFNDILSVEERIGGNKRQQVSKDFKECVEACELEDLKFTGSFFTWSNKQAAETRIYSKIDRVLANQKWLDKFPTAEVLFMAEGEFDHCPALLSVYPVGQQGKKPFRYFRFWNTAPGFAQQLQQVWNMSIEGAPMFILVQKLKAFKERLRQLNKNEFGDVQAMEVRLRQTLLDSQEELQKDPLNADLIIKEKTARTQHKAAHQIFISFLQQKAKIAWLKDGDDNSAIFHASIRSRRALNRIYSIHDQQGNKIHQPEQVTEVFLSFYKTLLGCSLIGRKAVSRRIVTLGPIITANHTRLLLSDYSHEDVKRAVFDIPGNKSPGPDGFSSFFYQDNWEVIGLDVGEAVLSWLHTGKLLKEINSTTLTLIPKGNYPNSVLDFRPIACCNVIYKIATKLICSRLRMILPDIIAQNQSGFVQGRFIAYNTMICQDLVRHYGRKGRRPKCMIKLDIRKAYDTIEWDFIEEMLNAFKFPKKFVDLVMMCVRTPRFSLMFNGSLHGFFEAKRGLRQGDPMSPLLFALGMEYLSRVMMKVGEKEDFKFHDRCEQLKLNHLCFADDVLLFCHGDFKSIYCMLQGLKLFSQTSGLQPSEAKSELYCCNMAESEVQRVVDASRFGRSQLPFRYLGIPICAKKLPIAECDILIEKMVQRIKVWSSRNLSYAGVDSSGPGLVAWEDLCKTKKEGGLGFRRTKEWNEAAIGKYVWAIESKKDTLWVKWVNAVYIGEEDWRAYEAPPSSSWYWKQIVRVKNKLMGLNVFPSSATGTYLIKEGYASLCPEFPAINWQGQVWNRLSIPKHRFILWLVVLDRLRLKTRLFTYNICPDEDCPICGMSKETGEHLFFICQLSFQVLAEIKQWLHWTTTMVSVPGLLQWISRAKLNRFRRQVFSATLAATIYHIWWCRNEALWSMKTYTITVVVKRIKYDVKSRITSILPKKVAKQDLAWFEQL from the exons ATGGCGGGTCGCGGCCGACCGAAGAAGAACGGCGTCCAAGGGACTCGACGAAGCACGATGAAGACCTTGCGGAAGAAAGGACCGACTTCCTCCGATAGGGTCGCCAAATCGAAGTCGATGGCAGAGGCTATAGGAGTGGAAGCACTCTCTGTTTCTGGCGATGAGACGGAGGGAGAGGGGATTGCGACGGCAATGGAGCAGGAGGCTATTACTCCCCGAGTCATTTTTGGGCGCGCCCATCAGGAACAGGAGGTTCGGTCGGAGGTTGGAGCTCACCAGACGGAGGTTGAGGCTAAATCTGGTAAGATTTCTATATCCCCGATTCTTCACTCTGGGGAGATTACACAGAATTTAAATCATAGATTTGGAGAATCTGAAGCAAAAGTGAAATGCCCATCTGGGGTTAAAATTGATATGGAAGACATTCAAGAGGAAATCGATTATTGGGATTCTGCCTTAGTATGCTATGTACTGGGAGCAAACATTCCTTTTCATGTTTTTGATGGATTTGCTAACAGAATGTGGAAGGATAAAGGATTGCATAAGGTGGGAGTATTAGCGAAAGGAATTCATATTGTTAGATTCACTTCAGTGACTGCCAGGGATGAGGTTCTTCACGGAGGGTATATGTTTTTTGACAAGAAGCCAGTTATTATGAAAGCCTGGGATCCCTATACTGATTTTACTCAGGCAAATGTCTGTTCGGTAGCTACTTGGATTCAAATCCCTGGATTGGATCTTAGATACTGGGGGGAACGGACACTGTTCAAAATTGTTGGGCAATTAGGGACTCCTCTAATGCTAGATGAGGTGACCAAGAACAAAGAGCTATTGAATTTCCCTCGGGTGATGATTGAGGTGCAGCTACACCAATCCTTTCCTGATGAAATTTCGTTCACTAATGAACTGAATCAGGAAGTTGTGTTGCCGGTGAAATATGAGTGGCTACCGATTGTTTGTGATCATTGTTTTGGTATGGGGCATAAGTCAGCGGTGTGCAAGAAGAAAGAGGTGCCAAAGCAGGCATGGGTGGTGAAAAAGAAAGAGGCAGCGACGAACATAAACAGCAAAACAGTTGAGGGACACGAGGATGATGGCTTTCAACAAGTTACAAAGGGAGTTAAAGGGGTCCGGATGGAAGTGAAGGAAAGGACAGGTTTTGAAATGTCAAATAATTTCGGGGTCTTAATAGATACAGGGGAATGCTCTAAGATTGAGAATGAAGAGGATCGTACACAGGGAGGGGGGAGCCTCCCTTGGGGAATGGATAGAATATTGTGTTGGAATGTCAGGGGGATCAATAAGCGCCAAAAACAGGAGGAGGTTAAAAGATTGATTTTCTCGATGCAAGTTGGTCTTGTTGGTCTCCTTGAAACCAAAATACAGGCTCACAAGTTGGGTGctgtatatgtaaatatgttCTCGGGATGGTGTTTTTCTACCAATAACGCCTGGCACAAAGGTGGAAGAATAATG GAGAATAGACGAATTTTGTGGAAAGATTTGAAAGAGATTGAGAAGGAATTGAAGGCACCTTGGCTGGTTTTAGGTGACTTTAATGACATTTTGAGTGTAGAAGAAAGGATCGGGGGGAACAAAAGGCAGCAGGTTTCGAAAGACTTTAAAGAGTGTGTAGAGGCTTGCGAGTTGGAGGATTTGAAGTTCACAGGTAGTTTCTTTACTTGGTCGAATAAACAAGCTGCTGAAACAAGAATTTACTCCAAAATAGATCGGGTTTTAGCTAATCAGAAATGGCTAGATAAATTCCCCACTGCTGAGGTATTGTTTATGGCGGAAGGAGAGTTTGATCACTGTCCCGCGTTGCTTTCGGTGTATCCGGTTGGGCAGCAAGGCAAGAAACCGTTTAGATACTTTCGTTTTTGGAACACTGCTCCAGGTTTTGCCCAGCAGCTACAGCAAGTTTGGAATATGAGCATTGAAGGTGCTCCTATGTTCATACTAGTACAGAAGCTTAAGGCATTCAAGGAAAGGTTGAGGCAGTTGAATAAAAATGAGTTTGGGGATGTACAGGCTATGGAGGTGCGGCTAAGGCAGACTTTGTTGGACAGCCAAGAAGAATTGCAAAAAGACCCCCTAAATGCGGATTTGATCATTAAAGAAAAAACTGCTAGGACCCAACACAAGGCAGCACACCAGATTTTTATTTCCTTCCTTCAGCAAAAAGCCAAGATAGCCTGGCTTAAGGATGGAGATGACAACTCTGCCATTTTTCATGCTAGCATTCGCTCTAGGAGGGCCTTAAACAGAATTTATTCTATTCATGATCAGCAAGGGAACAAGATTCATCAACCTGAGCAAGTAACAGAGGTGTTTTTAAGCTTTTATAAGACTTTACTGGGTTGTTCACTCATTGGGAGGAAGGCTGTCAGTAGACGAATTGTGACTTTAGGCCCGATTATTACTGCAAACCATACAAGATTATTGTTGTCCGACTATTCTCATGAGGATGTGAAAAGAGCAGTGTTTGATATTCCGGGGAATAAGTCGCCTGGACCAGATGGATTTAGTAGCTTCTTTTATCAAGATAACTGGGAGGTGATTGGGCTTGATGTGGGTGAAGCGGTTCTTTCTTGGTTGCATACAGGGAAGCTCCTTAAAGAAATCAATTCAACCACCTTGACATTAATCCCAAAAGGTAATTACCCGAACTCTGTCTTGGACTTTCGACCCATAGCTTGTTGCAACGTGATTTACAAGATTGCAACCAAACTCATATGCTCTAGACTGCGAATGATTCTTCCTGATATCATTGCTCAAAACCAAAGTGGGTTTGTCCAAGGTAGATTCATAGCATATAACACTATGATTTGTCAGGACTTGGTGAGGCATTATGGGAGGAAGGGGAGGCGTCCCAAATGCATGATAAAATTAGATATAAGGAAAGCATATGATACAATTGAATGGGACTTTATTGAAGAGATGCTGAATGCTTTCAAGTTTCCGAAAAAGTTTGTGGATCTAGTTATGATGTGTGTAAGAACTCCtcgttttagtcttatgtttaaTGGGAGTTTGCATGGGTTTTTTGAAGCCAAGAGGGGTCTTCGTCAAGGAGACCCAATGTCTCCTCTTCTTTTTGCCTTGGGCATGGAATATTTATCAAGAGTGATGATGAAGGTTGGGGAGAAAGAAGATTTTAAGTTCCATGATCGATGTGAACAACTAAAATTGAATCATCTTTGCTTTGCGGATGATGTCTTGCTTTTTTGTCATGGTGACTTTAAATCGATTTACTGTATGCTTCAAGGTCTCAAGCTTTTTTCTCAAACTTCGGGTCTACAACCAAGTGAGGCCAAATCTGAACTTTATTGTTGCAACATGGctgaaagtgaagttcaaagAGTGGTGGATGCCTCTAGATTTGGAAGGAGCCAGCTGCCATTTCGTTACTTGGGCATTCCGATTTGTGCCAAAAAATTGCCTATTGCTGAATGTGACATTTTGATAGAGAAGATGGTGCAAAGAATCAAAGTGTGGAGTTCAAGGAACTTGTCTTATGCAG GGGTGGATTCAAGCGGTCCGGGATTAGTAGCTTGGGAGGATTTGTGTAAGACCAAAAAAGAAGGTGGATTGGGGTTCAGAAGAACCAAAGAATGGAATGAGGCGGCAATAGGCAAATATGTTTGGGCTATTGAATCTAAAAAGGACACATTATGGGTGAAATGGGTGAATGCAGTGTATATAGGAGAAGAAGATTGGAGGGCCTATGAGGCTCCTCCTTCCAGCAGCTGGTATTGGAAGCAAATTGTAAGAGTGAAGAACAAATTGATGGGGCTGAATGTCTTCCCAAGCTCTGCAACAGGTACATACTTGATCAAAGAGGGATATGCTAGCCTTTGTCCTGAATTTCCAGCGATTAATTGGCAAGGACAAGTGTGGAATAGACTGTCTATACCAAAGCATAGATTTATTTTATGGCTTGTGGTTTTAGATAGATTGAGACTCAAAACCAGATTGTTCACATATAATATTTGTCCAGATGAGGATTGTCCAATTTGTGGAATGAGCAAGGAGACAGGAGAGCATTTATTCTTTATCTGTCAGTTGAGTTTTCAGGTGTTGGCTGAAATTAAACAGTGGCTGCATTGGACTACCACTATGGTTAGCGTCCCTGGTTTGTTGCAATGGATTTCTAGAGCAAAACTCAACAGGTTCAGGCGCCAAGTTTTTTCAGCGACACTTGCGGCAACAATATATCACATATGGTGGTGTAGAAATGAAGCTCTTTGGAGCATGAAAACTTATACAATTACTGTAGTTGTAAAAAGAATCAAATATGATGTAAAGAGTAGAATCACAAGTATTTTGCCCAAAAAAGTGGCAAAACAGGATTTAGCATGGTTTGAGCAATTGTAA